One window of Paralichthys olivaceus isolate ysfri-2021 chromosome 20, ASM2471397v2, whole genome shotgun sequence genomic DNA carries:
- the LOC109643303 gene encoding semaphorin-6D-like isoform X2 — MSQFDWSSPWRPLPLMPLLILTSCFLSEAASTTNFPKDLEPINVVISEQSYHYPSFQGLLRDNDTLRLGLDFQRMLRLNHMLYIAARDHVFAVNLTTAVDQLIPQLKLTWKSKDVSKCTVRGKNSDECYNYVKVLVPRNDETFFTCGTNAFHPTCRNYKMTTLDQVGEEVVGQARCPFESHQSNVGLFAGGDFYSATMTDFLASDAIIYRSLGGGRPVLRTVKYDSKWLREPHFLHAIDYGNYVYFFLSEMAVEYTTLGKVVFSRVARVCKNDNGGSPRVLERYWTSFLKVTIKLWFPRQQGLNDSVTRVCVCVLSQARLNCSVPGDSFFYFDVLQSLTNVLQINQRPAVVGVFTTQANSIPGSAVCAFYMDDIEKVFNGKFKEQRTSDSSWTPVPDEQVPRPRPGVCAGDGSAAEYKSSIQFPDETLTFIKSYPLMDDAVPSINDRPCFTRTSSRSKLTQIIVDVLAGPFKDRTVMFLGSDDGRVLKVLASTHPNDSFGSKLLEDIDVYNPSKCNVQGQEDRRVLGLELDKDHHALFVAFSSCVIRTPLSRCPQHGPCKKACLASRDPYCIWLRTGSCANMAPGFKAGFEQDIEGDHSFLTDGCQGDVFVMTRNQESGVDSAFGVHRLPDMDQRAAANVHYTLLVACALVAFFLGAILSGLMMSCYCSGITARRVRQLGKDPEVSLPHTLSLRSLAKLSGLLEGAPKEDKLDTSIPKMYSSFIPNGRSEPHLHSPGQQGLSLGDPELSLSQSLSQGDGELSGLPTPDSTPKLPMKNMNALPQHQYEENQYCNKTVANNPESGSSLGFMAVLGNCFTPQVFPHSHYHGNSLSNGAAHGACASLTSLHLPEERDFSNEERKVGGGGGGGGGGVGGRVPHHHHSQLSLPQTVVDVSALNEVLKHIHEVSESGTGGIKVLTSTSSSSLFPGPLSSGGHHHHHHDQGPQTDTHNYNHSHHHSNHHHNNNSSCGGCRHHQQQIQETESALYNSTSMLPRDALPKRLDATSQNSAVSFATSSSSSSSSSNNPTSSTSIPSASSSSSSTTDQPQGIPERLSSVSVARHHSQRHSLIKMGSGGGAFPRHHSFNQRGAQHAHFLARMNTNSSSNGPPARNHCGSQRPSVASTCLTRQHSYTEGPHVQRAAVVRRTASLKPQVPPKPLFLPDTAATEVGKYNY; from the exons ATGTCCCAATTTGATTGGTCGTCACCATGGCGACCGCTGCCTCTTATGCCGCTGCTcatcctcacttcctgtttcctgtctgaggCAGCTTCAACCACGAACTTCCCCAAAGACCTGGAGCCAATCAACGTGGTCATCTCGGAAC AGTCGTATCATTATCCAAGTTTTCAGGGTTTACTCCGGGACAACGACACACTGCGTCTGGGCCTCGACTTTCAGAGGATGCTACGCCTCAACCACATGTTGTACATTGCTGCCAG AGATCACGTGTTCGCGGTGAATCTGACGACAGCGGTGGACCAGTTGATTCCTCAGCTG AAGTTGACGTGGAAATCTAAAGACGTGAGCAAGTGTACAGTGCGAGGAAAGAACAGT gacGAATGTTACAACTACGTTAAAGTTCTGGTGCCAAGAAATGACGAGACTTTTTTCACCTGTGGTACCAACGCTTTTCACCCAACCTGTCGAAATtacaag ATGACGACGTTAGACcaggtgggggaggaggtggtgggacaGGCTCGCTGTCCCTTTGAGTCTCATCAGTCCAACGTGGGACTGTTTGCAG GGGGGGACTTCTACTCGGCTACCATGACAGACTTCCTGGCGAGCGACGCCATCATCTACAGGAGCCTGGGAGGCGGCCGACCCGTCCTCAGGACAGTCAAGTACGACTCCAAGTGGCTCCGag AGCCTCACTTCCTGCACGCCATCGACTATGGAAACTACGTCTACTTCTTCCTGAGTGAGATGGCGGTGGAGTACACGActctgggaaag GTGGTGTTTTCTCGTGTTGCTCGTGTTTGTAAGAATGATAATGGAGGATCTCCCCGAGTTCTGGAGAGATACTGGACGTCTTTCCTCAAGGTGACAATCAAACTCTGGTTTCCACGGCAGCAGGGACTGAATGACTCAGTtacacgtgtgtgcgtgtgtgttctctctcagGCTCGTCTGAACTGTTCGGTTCCTGGAGATTCATTCTTCTACTTCGATGTTCTTCAGTCTCTCACCAATGTTCTGCAGATCAACCAGAGACCTGCTGTGGTTGGAGTCTTCACCACTCAGGccaacag taTCCCTGGATCTGCAGTTTGTGCATTTTACATGGACGACATCGAGAAAGTCTTTAATGGAAAATTCAAGGAGCAGAGGACCAGCGACTCATCCTGGACTCCGGTTCCTGACGAGCAGGTTCCCAGACCGAG acctggtgtgtgtgcaggagatgGTTCAGCTGCAGAGTACAAGTCGTCCATTCAGTTTCCAGATGAGACGCTAACATTCATCAAGTCATATCCTCTGATGGACGATGCCGTTCCGTCCATCAACGACAGGCCCTGCTTCACCCGCACGTCCAGCAG gTCCAAGTTGACTCAGATCATCGTAGACGTTTTGGCCGGTCCCTTTAAAGACCGCACGGTCATGTTCCTGGGCTCAGACGACGGTCGAGTCCTGAAGGTTTTGGCGAGCACGCATCCCAACGACAGCTTTGGTTCCAAGCTTCTGGAGGACATCGACGTTTACAACCCGTCCAA GTGTAACGTTCAGGGTCAGGAGGACAGGAGGGTTCTGGGACTGGAGCTGGATAAAGACCATCATGCTTTGTTTGTTGCCTTCAGCAGCTGTGTGATCAGAACACCGCTCAGCCGCTGTCCTCAACATGGGCCGTGTAAAAA agcCTGTCTGGCCTCTcgtgacccatactgcatctgGCTGCGGACCGGGAGTTGTGCCAACATGGCGCCAGGTTTCAA GGCGGGGTTTGAGCAGGATATCGAGGGCGACCACTCGTTCCTCACTGATGGCTGCCAGG GTGACGTTTTTGTTATGACACGAAACCAAGAGTCTGGAGTTGATTCTGCCTTCG GTGTTCATCGTCTTCCAGACATGGACCAACGGGCTGCAGCTAATGTCCACTATACACTCCTGGTCGCTTGCGCGTTGGTGGCTTTCTTCCTGGGCGCCATTTTGTCAGGCTTAATGATGTCGTGTTACTGCAGCGGCATCACCGCTCGCCGAGTGCGGCAGCTAGGAAAAGACCCTGAGGTGTCACTGCCTCACACTCTGTCGCTGCGATCTCTCGCCAAGCTAAGCGGTCTGCTGGAGGGAGCACCGAAG GAAGACAAACTGGACACGTCAATTCCAAAGATGTACAGTTCCTTCATCCCTAACGGACGTTCCGAACCTCACCTGCACAGCCCCGGACAACAGGGCCTGTCGCTGGGAGACCCCGAGCTCAGCCTGTCGCAG TCTCTGTCGCAGGGAGATGGTGAGCTGTCCGGTCTGCCCACGCCAGACTCCACCCCCAAGCTGCCCATGAAGAACATGAACGCGCTGCCGCAGCATCAGTATGAGGAGAACCAATACTGCAACAAAACTGTGGCCAACAACCCAGAGTCTGGATCCAGTTTGGGTTTTATGGCTGTCCTTGGAAACTGTTTCACACCGCAGGTGTTTCCCCACTCacattaccatggcaacagtttGAGCAATGGAGCAGCCCACGGAGCGTGCGCTTCTTTGACATCGCTGCACCTCCCTGAGGAGAGAGATTTCTCGAATGAGGAGCGAaaagtgggaggaggaggaggaggaggtgggggaggagtgggaggcaGAGTCCCCCATCATCACCATTCGCAGCTGTCTCTCCCGCAGACGGTGGTGGACGTGTCGGCGCTCAACGAAGTGCTCAAACACATCCACGAGGTCAGCGAGTCAGGCACAGGTGGCATCAAGGtcctcacctccacctcctcgtcCTCGCTGTTTCCAGGGCCATTGTCCTCTGGGGggcatcatcatcaccaccatgaTCAGGGTCCCCAGACGGACACCCACAACTACAACCACAGCCATCACCATAGcaaccaccaccacaacaacaacagcagctgtggAGGTTGTCgtcaccaccagcagcagattCAAGAGACTGAATCTGCATTGTACAACAGCACCTCTATGCTGCCGAGGGATGCCCTTCCCAAACGTCTGGACGCAACCTCTCAAAACTCTGCCGTCTCCTTcgccacctcctcttcttcctcctcttcatcctccaacAATCCAACTTCCTCCACATCCATTCcgtctgcctcctcttcctcctcatccactACAGACCAGCCACAGGGGATTCCAGAGCGACTTAGCAGTGTCTCTGTGGCACGCCACCACTCCCAACGCCACTCGCTAATCAAAATGGGCAGCGGGGGAGGTGCCTTCCCCCGTCACCACAGCTTCAACCAGCGGGGGGCACAGCATGCTCACTTTCTAGCCAGGATGaacaccaacagcagcagcaatggCCCCCCAGCCAGAAACCACTGTGGGAGCCAGCGGCCTTCAGTCGCCAGCACCTGCCTGACACGGCAGCACAGTTACACCGAAGGGCCACACGTGCAGCGGGCGGCGGTCGTCAGGAGAACGGCTTCGCTCAAACCTCAAGTCCCGCCAAAACCCTTGTTCCTGCCAGACACAGCGGCAACAGAGGTGGGAAAATACAACTACTGA
- the LOC109643303 gene encoding semaphorin-6D-like isoform X1: protein MSQFDWSSPWRPLPLMPLLILTSCFLSEAASTTNFPKDLEPINVVISEQSYHYPSFQGLLRDNDTLRLGLDFQRMLRLNHMLYIAARDHVFAVNLTTAVDQLIPQLKLTWKSKDVSKCTVRGKNSDECYNYVKVLVPRNDETFFTCGTNAFHPTCRNYKMTTLDQVGEEVVGQARCPFESHQSNVGLFAGGDFYSATMTDFLASDAIIYRSLGGGRPVLRTVKYDSKWLREPHFLHAIDYGNYVYFFLSEMAVEYTTLGKVVFSRVARVCKNDNGGSPRVLERYWTSFLKVTIKLWFPRQQGLNDSVTRVCVCVLSQARLNCSVPGDSFFYFDVLQSLTNVLQINQRPAVVGVFTTQANSIPGSAVCAFYMDDIEKVFNGKFKEQRTSDSSWTPVPDEQVPRPRPGVCAGDGSAAEYKSSIQFPDETLTFIKSYPLMDDAVPSINDRPCFTRTSSRSKLTQIIVDVLAGPFKDRTVMFLGSDDGRVLKVLASTHPNDSFGSKLLEDIDVYNPSKCNVQGQEDRRVLGLELDKDHHALFVAFSSCVIRTPLSRCPQHGPCKKACLASRDPYCIWLRTGSCANMAPGFKAGFEQDIEGDHSFLTDGCQGDVFVMTRNQESGVDSAFGVHRLPDMDQRAAANVHYTLLVACALVAFFLGAILSGLMMSCYCSGITARRVRQLGKDPEVSLPHTLSLRSLAKLSGLLEGAPKEDKLDTSIPKMYSSFIPNGRSEPHLHSPGQQGLSLGDPELSLSQVRQSLSQGDGELSGLPTPDSTPKLPMKNMNALPQHQYEENQYCNKTVANNPESGSSLGFMAVLGNCFTPQVFPHSHYHGNSLSNGAAHGACASLTSLHLPEERDFSNEERKVGGGGGGGGGGVGGRVPHHHHSQLSLPQTVVDVSALNEVLKHIHEVSESGTGGIKVLTSTSSSSLFPGPLSSGGHHHHHHDQGPQTDTHNYNHSHHHSNHHHNNNSSCGGCRHHQQQIQETESALYNSTSMLPRDALPKRLDATSQNSAVSFATSSSSSSSSSNNPTSSTSIPSASSSSSSTTDQPQGIPERLSSVSVARHHSQRHSLIKMGSGGGAFPRHHSFNQRGAQHAHFLARMNTNSSSNGPPARNHCGSQRPSVASTCLTRQHSYTEGPHVQRAAVVRRTASLKPQVPPKPLFLPDTAATEVGKYNY from the exons ATGTCCCAATTTGATTGGTCGTCACCATGGCGACCGCTGCCTCTTATGCCGCTGCTcatcctcacttcctgtttcctgtctgaggCAGCTTCAACCACGAACTTCCCCAAAGACCTGGAGCCAATCAACGTGGTCATCTCGGAAC AGTCGTATCATTATCCAAGTTTTCAGGGTTTACTCCGGGACAACGACACACTGCGTCTGGGCCTCGACTTTCAGAGGATGCTACGCCTCAACCACATGTTGTACATTGCTGCCAG AGATCACGTGTTCGCGGTGAATCTGACGACAGCGGTGGACCAGTTGATTCCTCAGCTG AAGTTGACGTGGAAATCTAAAGACGTGAGCAAGTGTACAGTGCGAGGAAAGAACAGT gacGAATGTTACAACTACGTTAAAGTTCTGGTGCCAAGAAATGACGAGACTTTTTTCACCTGTGGTACCAACGCTTTTCACCCAACCTGTCGAAATtacaag ATGACGACGTTAGACcaggtgggggaggaggtggtgggacaGGCTCGCTGTCCCTTTGAGTCTCATCAGTCCAACGTGGGACTGTTTGCAG GGGGGGACTTCTACTCGGCTACCATGACAGACTTCCTGGCGAGCGACGCCATCATCTACAGGAGCCTGGGAGGCGGCCGACCCGTCCTCAGGACAGTCAAGTACGACTCCAAGTGGCTCCGag AGCCTCACTTCCTGCACGCCATCGACTATGGAAACTACGTCTACTTCTTCCTGAGTGAGATGGCGGTGGAGTACACGActctgggaaag GTGGTGTTTTCTCGTGTTGCTCGTGTTTGTAAGAATGATAATGGAGGATCTCCCCGAGTTCTGGAGAGATACTGGACGTCTTTCCTCAAGGTGACAATCAAACTCTGGTTTCCACGGCAGCAGGGACTGAATGACTCAGTtacacgtgtgtgcgtgtgtgttctctctcagGCTCGTCTGAACTGTTCGGTTCCTGGAGATTCATTCTTCTACTTCGATGTTCTTCAGTCTCTCACCAATGTTCTGCAGATCAACCAGAGACCTGCTGTGGTTGGAGTCTTCACCACTCAGGccaacag taTCCCTGGATCTGCAGTTTGTGCATTTTACATGGACGACATCGAGAAAGTCTTTAATGGAAAATTCAAGGAGCAGAGGACCAGCGACTCATCCTGGACTCCGGTTCCTGACGAGCAGGTTCCCAGACCGAG acctggtgtgtgtgcaggagatgGTTCAGCTGCAGAGTACAAGTCGTCCATTCAGTTTCCAGATGAGACGCTAACATTCATCAAGTCATATCCTCTGATGGACGATGCCGTTCCGTCCATCAACGACAGGCCCTGCTTCACCCGCACGTCCAGCAG gTCCAAGTTGACTCAGATCATCGTAGACGTTTTGGCCGGTCCCTTTAAAGACCGCACGGTCATGTTCCTGGGCTCAGACGACGGTCGAGTCCTGAAGGTTTTGGCGAGCACGCATCCCAACGACAGCTTTGGTTCCAAGCTTCTGGAGGACATCGACGTTTACAACCCGTCCAA GTGTAACGTTCAGGGTCAGGAGGACAGGAGGGTTCTGGGACTGGAGCTGGATAAAGACCATCATGCTTTGTTTGTTGCCTTCAGCAGCTGTGTGATCAGAACACCGCTCAGCCGCTGTCCTCAACATGGGCCGTGTAAAAA agcCTGTCTGGCCTCTcgtgacccatactgcatctgGCTGCGGACCGGGAGTTGTGCCAACATGGCGCCAGGTTTCAA GGCGGGGTTTGAGCAGGATATCGAGGGCGACCACTCGTTCCTCACTGATGGCTGCCAGG GTGACGTTTTTGTTATGACACGAAACCAAGAGTCTGGAGTTGATTCTGCCTTCG GTGTTCATCGTCTTCCAGACATGGACCAACGGGCTGCAGCTAATGTCCACTATACACTCCTGGTCGCTTGCGCGTTGGTGGCTTTCTTCCTGGGCGCCATTTTGTCAGGCTTAATGATGTCGTGTTACTGCAGCGGCATCACCGCTCGCCGAGTGCGGCAGCTAGGAAAAGACCCTGAGGTGTCACTGCCTCACACTCTGTCGCTGCGATCTCTCGCCAAGCTAAGCGGTCTGCTGGAGGGAGCACCGAAG GAAGACAAACTGGACACGTCAATTCCAAAGATGTACAGTTCCTTCATCCCTAACGGACGTTCCGAACCTCACCTGCACAGCCCCGGACAACAGGGCCTGTCGCTGGGAGACCCCGAGCTCAGCCTGTCGCAGGTGAGACAG TCTCTGTCGCAGGGAGATGGTGAGCTGTCCGGTCTGCCCACGCCAGACTCCACCCCCAAGCTGCCCATGAAGAACATGAACGCGCTGCCGCAGCATCAGTATGAGGAGAACCAATACTGCAACAAAACTGTGGCCAACAACCCAGAGTCTGGATCCAGTTTGGGTTTTATGGCTGTCCTTGGAAACTGTTTCACACCGCAGGTGTTTCCCCACTCacattaccatggcaacagtttGAGCAATGGAGCAGCCCACGGAGCGTGCGCTTCTTTGACATCGCTGCACCTCCCTGAGGAGAGAGATTTCTCGAATGAGGAGCGAaaagtgggaggaggaggaggaggaggtgggggaggagtgggaggcaGAGTCCCCCATCATCACCATTCGCAGCTGTCTCTCCCGCAGACGGTGGTGGACGTGTCGGCGCTCAACGAAGTGCTCAAACACATCCACGAGGTCAGCGAGTCAGGCACAGGTGGCATCAAGGtcctcacctccacctcctcgtcCTCGCTGTTTCCAGGGCCATTGTCCTCTGGGGggcatcatcatcaccaccatgaTCAGGGTCCCCAGACGGACACCCACAACTACAACCACAGCCATCACCATAGcaaccaccaccacaacaacaacagcagctgtggAGGTTGTCgtcaccaccagcagcagattCAAGAGACTGAATCTGCATTGTACAACAGCACCTCTATGCTGCCGAGGGATGCCCTTCCCAAACGTCTGGACGCAACCTCTCAAAACTCTGCCGTCTCCTTcgccacctcctcttcttcctcctcttcatcctccaacAATCCAACTTCCTCCACATCCATTCcgtctgcctcctcttcctcctcatccactACAGACCAGCCACAGGGGATTCCAGAGCGACTTAGCAGTGTCTCTGTGGCACGCCACCACTCCCAACGCCACTCGCTAATCAAAATGGGCAGCGGGGGAGGTGCCTTCCCCCGTCACCACAGCTTCAACCAGCGGGGGGCACAGCATGCTCACTTTCTAGCCAGGATGaacaccaacagcagcagcaatggCCCCCCAGCCAGAAACCACTGTGGGAGCCAGCGGCCTTCAGTCGCCAGCACCTGCCTGACACGGCAGCACAGTTACACCGAAGGGCCACACGTGCAGCGGGCGGCGGTCGTCAGGAGAACGGCTTCGCTCAAACCTCAAGTCCCGCCAAAACCCTTGTTCCTGCCAGACACAGCGGCAACAGAGGTGGGAAAATACAACTACTGA